The following are encoded in a window of Brevibacillus ruminantium genomic DNA:
- a CDS encoding carboxymuconolactone decarboxylase family protein, whose translation MEHYLAEQYREGLSAFGQMMPDALEAYNDFTSKCFSAGTLSAKQKHLSALAIALYAGNEHCIVFHLEALLAEGVSEQEIAETVAVAGAFGGGTTLSHGVILIQEVMEDQKQEVQ comes from the coding sequence ATGGAGCACTACTTAGCGGAACAATATCGGGAAGGACTGAGTGCCTTTGGCCAAATGATGCCAGACGCGCTTGAGGCCTATAATGATTTTACGAGCAAATGTTTTTCGGCTGGAACCTTGTCCGCCAAGCAAAAGCATTTGTCTGCATTGGCGATCGCCTTGTATGCCGGAAATGAGCACTGCATCGTGTTTCATTTGGAGGCATTATTGGCAGAAGGAGTCAGTGAGCAGGAGATCGCGGAGACGGTCGCCGTTGCGGGAGCCTTTGGCGGAGGTACGACACTCTCTCATGGTGTAATCCTGATTCAGGAAGTTATGGAGGATCAGAAACAAGAGGTTCAATAG
- a CDS encoding diguanylate cyclase domain-containing protein: MNETDYQQLAAIAFETTPNALLLTDAKGNILLVNQAFCELTGYAKEEIVGKNPRILSSGRHDPKFYKKMWAELTQKGNWQGEIWNRRKTGELFLEYITIRSVIDENGEVLFYSAAFIDYTEQKKYQEKITYHAYHDYLTGLPNRLLFQKRVEEQIERAKAENTRLAILFLDLDGFKYVNDTYGHEMGDRLIQAVAKRLHRHFFEHVTVSRMSGDEFNILLPNLISSAEAEEAAADIVRLLQKPFSIEGVKIQVSTSIGISVFPEDGEELKDLLARADYSMYQAKGRGLERYGKSL; encoded by the coding sequence GTGAATGAGACGGATTACCAACAGTTGGCAGCCATTGCCTTTGAGACGACACCGAATGCGCTCCTATTGACAGATGCAAAAGGAAATATCCTGCTCGTCAATCAAGCCTTCTGCGAATTGACAGGTTACGCGAAAGAAGAAATTGTTGGGAAAAATCCGCGTATCCTGAGTTCTGGTCGACATGACCCCAAGTTCTACAAGAAAATGTGGGCGGAATTGACCCAAAAAGGCAATTGGCAAGGTGAAATCTGGAATCGACGGAAAACAGGAGAGTTGTTTCTTGAGTACATTACGATTCGCAGTGTGATCGATGAAAACGGTGAGGTGCTTTTTTATTCCGCGGCTTTTATTGACTATACGGAACAGAAAAAATATCAAGAGAAGATCACCTATCACGCCTATCATGACTATCTCACAGGGTTGCCAAACCGTCTGCTGTTCCAGAAAAGAGTAGAAGAACAAATTGAACGAGCGAAAGCGGAAAATACACGGCTGGCCATCCTCTTTCTAGATCTCGACGGGTTTAAATATGTAAACGATACGTATGGACATGAAATGGGTGACCGGTTAATTCAGGCAGTTGCCAAACGACTCCATCGGCATTTTTTTGAGCATGTCACTGTTTCCCGCATGTCTGGTGATGAATTTAACATCCTGTTGCCCAATCTTATTTCCAGCGCAGAGGCAGAAGAAGCGGCTGCTGATATCGTTCGCTTGCTTCAGAAGCCCTTTTCCATAGAAGGAGTGAAGATCCAGGTATCAACCAGCATCGGTATCAGCGTTTTCCCCGAAGACGGTGAAGAATTGAAGGATTTGCTTGCCCGAGCTGATTACTCGATGTATCAAGCAAAAGGAAGAGGGCTGGAGCGGTATGGAAAATCATTATGA
- the uvsE gene encoding UV DNA damage repair endonuclease UvsE, which translates to MIRLGYACIRLDSPNNPNKKTTVAQLQKLAPDARLKKLRQVLQTNFFNLMDLLAYNVEQHIFLYRLPSEFIPLATHRVTADWDWAKEFAWDFDKAGAYIRKYGIRVTSHPGHYSILNTDNPSVLQSTIADFSYHARVFDLMGLDDNSVLVTHVGGLYNDKESSLHRFAEQFALLPDAVKRRLVVENDDTSFSMIDVLTLCESIGIPMVLDVHHHNCLNNGEDIFDYMPRILKTWGSRTPKMHFSSPKCDTDFRAHADKIDPVHFMEWASRLSDYTIDVMLECKNKDDALLTLRREMQKAGFSPEGLFK; encoded by the coding sequence ATGATACGGCTGGGTTATGCATGCATACGACTGGACAGCCCCAACAATCCCAACAAGAAAACGACGGTTGCACAGCTACAGAAGCTGGCCCCCGATGCAAGACTGAAAAAGCTGCGGCAAGTCTTGCAAACGAACTTTTTCAACCTGATGGATCTGCTCGCGTATAATGTTGAACAGCATATTTTTCTGTATCGGCTCCCTTCCGAGTTTATCCCGCTTGCGACCCATCGCGTCACAGCTGATTGGGATTGGGCAAAAGAATTTGCCTGGGATTTTGACAAAGCTGGCGCCTACATTCGCAAGTACGGAATTCGCGTCACCTCTCATCCCGGTCACTACAGTATTTTAAACACCGACAATCCCAGTGTTCTACAGTCTACTATCGCTGATTTTTCGTATCATGCCCGCGTTTTCGATCTGATGGGTCTGGACGATAACTCTGTTCTCGTCACCCATGTGGGCGGACTATACAACGATAAAGAATCCTCGTTACACCGCTTTGCAGAACAGTTTGCCTTGCTTCCGGATGCGGTGAAAAGAAGACTGGTGGTAGAAAATGACGATACCTCTTTTTCGATGATCGATGTTTTGACGTTATGCGAAAGCATTGGCATTCCCATGGTGCTGGACGTTCATCACCACAACTGCCTCAATAACGGAGAGGATATATTCGACTATATGCCACGGATCCTGAAGACCTGGGGCTCGCGAACGCCCAAGATGCATTTCTCCTCTCCCAAATGCGATACCGATTTTCGTGCCCACGCAGACAAAATCGACCCGGTACACTTCATGGAGTGGGCTTCCCGGCTCAGTGACTATACGATCGACGTGATGCTGGAATGCAAAAACAAAGATGATGCCTTGCTTACGTTAAGAAGGGAGATGCAAAAAGCGGGGTTCTCGCCCGAAGGGCTTTTCAAATGA